The following nucleotide sequence is from Leptolyngbya subtilissima AS-A7.
AAGCTCCTGAAGAACCAGCCGCAGAGGTTGAAGAGCCCCGAGTTCTAGTCGCCGAAGTTCAGGTGCAACCCAATCAAGGCGAACTCGATCCGTCCCTTGAGAACTTGATCTACAGCGTAATTGAAACCCAAGCCGGGCGCACAACTACCCGTACCCAGCTTCAGCAAGACATCAACAGCATTTTTGCCACCGGTTACTTCGCCGATGTCGATGCCCAGCCCGAAGACACTGATTTAGGGGTGCGAGTCACCTTCTTGGTGCAGCCCAACCCGGTGCTCACCGACGTGCGGCTGGAGGGTAACGAAGTCCTGCCCCAAACCATCGTCGATGATATTTTCGACGAACAAAAGGGTGAGATCATCAACCTGATTGACTTTCAGGAAGGAATTCTAGAGCTCAACCAGTGGTACCAAGACCAGGGTTACGTGCTAGCCCAGGTGGTCGCCGCTCCCCAAGTCTCACCCGACGGGGTCGTCACCCTAGAGGTAGCAGAAGGGGTAATTGAAAGCATCGAGGTGCGTTATATCAACGACCTGGGTCAGTCTGTTGACGAGGAGGGCAATCCGGTGCGGGGGCGGACTCGGCCTTTTATCATTACCCGCGAGTTTGAGACCGAGCCCGGTGAAGTGTTCAACCAAGCCCGCATTGAGCAAGATTTTCAGCGGGTGTTTGGCCTGGGAATTTTTGAGGATGTGGTACCCGGGCTAGAACCTGCCGAAGACGACCCGCGCAAAGTTAAGCTGATTGTCAACGTATCTGAGCGCAACACTGGTTCTGTAGCGGCTGGTCTAGGCTTTAACTTTACTGGCGATCTCTTCGGTACGGTGAGCTTCCGCCAGGACAACTTTGGCGGCAACAACCAAAAATTCAGCGCTGAGGCTCAGCTCAGCACCCGAGACATTCTGTTTGACGTGTCATTTACGGACCCTTGGATTGCGGGTGATCCCTTCCGGACTTCCTACACTGTTAACGCCTTTGCTCGCTCAGCCAACAACCTCAATTTTGAGGACGGCCCTAACCCCATCAACCTAGCTAACGGCGATCAGGTGCGCATTCGCCGCCTGGGCACCGGCATTACCTTTAGTCGTCCCTTTGATAATGGTTGGACGGTGGCGGTAGGCACTTTGATTCAAAACGTGTCGGCTCGCGATGCCGATGGTAGGGTCAATGCTGTAGACGCCGCTGGCAACCCCCTGACGGCAAGCAGTCGTGGGGTTGATGACCTCTGGACATTCCCTGTCAGTGCTACTCTCGATCGCCGCAATGATGCCTTCAACCCCACCAGCGGCAGCGTTCTGCGGCTCAACACCGAGCAGTCGGTACCCCTAGGGCGGGGCAGCATCTTGATGAATCGGCTGCGGGGAAGCTATAGCTACTACATTCCCCTCAGACTGCTGAACTTTGCTGAAGGCCCCCAGGCATTGGCCCTCAACTTTCAGGCGGGCACCATTATTGGCGAATTACCCCCCTATGAGGCGTTTACTCTAGGCGGCACCAACTCCATTCGCGGTTATGACGAAGGCGAAGTGGGGAGTGGACGTAGCTATGCTCAATTCACCGCCGAATATCGCTTTCCGCTGTTTTCGTTTTTGGGCGGTGCTTTATTCCTAGATGTTGGCAGTGACCTGGGCAGCGGCAATGCCGTACCCGGTGCCCCTGGTCCGTCACGGGGTAAGCCCGGCAGCGGCATTGGCTATGGAGCTGGGGTACGGGTTTCGACTCCCCTGGGTCCTCTGCGGGTTGACTACGGCTTTAGCAATCAGGGCGAGGGCCGCATCCACTTCGGGTTTGGAGAGCGCTTTTAATGGTGCAAACAGGTCTTGACTCAGAGCGATCGACCCAGTCAAGCTGGGGCATAGCCGCCAGGCAAACTACCTTGGCCACTGTGGTAGACCGGCAGGGCATAGGCCTCCATTCGGGCCTTGCGACCACGGTTACCTTGAGGCCAGCGGCACCCGGCCAAGGGCGTTTCTTTGTTCGCACCGATCTGCCGGGCCAACCCTCGGTGGCTGCTAGCCTCGCCGCGGTAAACCCAACTGTGCTAT
It contains:
- a CDS encoding BamA/TamA family outer membrane protein; the protein is MRVSPNYLLAVLATSGLVGLIAAPAHADPVALEFVVQADSSAAEPSETLEPGYSQSADALAEPVIGISDPASTIDFDQVQPDLGPSPVAENLQSAIDGYRSVEGEADADAATALSPATSSESSVEQSAQLESAQLAQTPSTQREISPEEAQRILDGAVQRRSQPQPAPTQEQPETPEATPADEEADEPAEEAPEEPAAEVEEPRVLVAEVQVQPNQGELDPSLENLIYSVIETQAGRTTTRTQLQQDINSIFATGYFADVDAQPEDTDLGVRVTFLVQPNPVLTDVRLEGNEVLPQTIVDDIFDEQKGEIINLIDFQEGILELNQWYQDQGYVLAQVVAAPQVSPDGVVTLEVAEGVIESIEVRYINDLGQSVDEEGNPVRGRTRPFIITREFETEPGEVFNQARIEQDFQRVFGLGIFEDVVPGLEPAEDDPRKVKLIVNVSERNTGSVAAGLGFNFTGDLFGTVSFRQDNFGGNNQKFSAEAQLSTRDILFDVSFTDPWIAGDPFRTSYTVNAFARSANNLNFEDGPNPINLANGDQVRIRRLGTGITFSRPFDNGWTVAVGTLIQNVSARDADGRVNAVDAAGNPLTASSRGVDDLWTFPVSATLDRRNDAFNPTSGSVLRLNTEQSVPLGRGSILMNRLRGSYSYYIPLRLLNFAEGPQALALNFQAGTIIGELPPYEAFTLGGTNSIRGYDEGEVGSGRSYAQFTAEYRFPLFSFLGGALFLDVGSDLGSGNAVPGAPGPSRGKPGSGIGYGAGVRVSTPLGPLRVDYGFSNQGEGRIHFGFGERF